A genomic window from Candidatus Thiocaldithrix dubininis includes:
- a CDS encoding ferredoxin--NADP reductase, which translates to MAIANPIMQSTWLPATVIENQQWTPRLYSLRLQAELLPFKAGQFVRLQLPLPVDGLPQFIAKSYSLLNAPDDPIAEVFFNIVPNGKLSTALAQLQLGDRLEISQPANGFFVLDEVPQAAQLWMIATGTGLGPYLSILKTAQAWQRFEQIVLVHGVPLVAELAYQDLIANFLEQHPQQFQYVSCVTRENNPNGLNGRVTTNLQSGVLEQVTDLNINPQDSQIMLCGNHAMLDEMKTLLAQRGLQKHLRHKPGHITTEQYF; encoded by the coding sequence ATGGCTATCGCTAATCCGATTATGCAATCCACTTGGTTGCCTGCAACTGTTATTGAAAACCAACAATGGACACCCCGCTTGTATTCTTTGCGTCTGCAAGCGGAGTTATTGCCATTTAAAGCCGGGCAATTTGTGCGCTTGCAATTGCCACTACCCGTAGACGGCTTACCGCAATTTATTGCCAAATCCTATTCGCTATTGAATGCCCCCGATGACCCTATTGCTGAAGTATTTTTTAACATTGTACCCAATGGCAAATTATCCACTGCCTTAGCGCAATTACAGCTAGGTGATAGGCTGGAAATCTCGCAGCCTGCTAATGGCTTTTTTGTGTTGGATGAAGTTCCACAAGCGGCACAATTATGGATGATTGCCACGGGTACGGGGCTTGGGCCGTATTTGTCTATTTTGAAAACCGCGCAAGCATGGCAACGCTTTGAACAAATCGTGTTAGTACACGGCGTGCCATTAGTTGCGGAATTGGCTTATCAAGATTTGATTGCGAATTTTTTGGAACAACACCCGCAACAATTTCAGTATGTATCTTGTGTGACACGGGAAAATAACCCGAATGGTTTAAATGGGCGCGTTACTACTAATTTGCAATCCGGTGTATTAGAACAAGTCACCGATTTAAACATAAACCCGCAAGATTCGCAGATTATGTTATGTGGTAATCACGCCATGTTAGATGAAATGAAAACTTTATTAGCACAACGTGGTTTACAAAAACATTTACGGCATAAACCGGGACACATTACTACTGAACAATATTTTTAG
- a CDS encoding acetyl-CoA carboxylase carboxyltransferase subunit alpha, with translation MNPDYLDFEQPIAELQAKIEELRYVDNAEVNLNEEIAKLEEKANSLTRSIFSKLTPRQISQLARHPKRPYTLDLIEYLFTDFRELHGDRAYADDKAIIGGLARFQGQPVMVIGHQKGRNTKDNIMRNFGMPRPEGYRKALRLMRMAEKFNLPVITFIDTPGAYPGIGAEERGQSEAIARNLYEMAKLRTPIICTVVGEGGSGGALAIGVGDRVMMLQYATYSVISPEGCASILWKSAEKAADAADAMGITADRIKSLGLIDYIVPEPLGGAHRNMQGAAKLLGEALEAQLREVKSVPLDDLLAKRYQRIMDFGQFEE, from the coding sequence ATGAACCCGGATTATCTTGATTTTGAACAACCTATCGCTGAATTACAGGCGAAGATTGAAGAGTTGCGTTATGTGGATAACGCGGAAGTAAACTTGAATGAAGAGATTGCGAAGCTGGAGGAGAAGGCTAACTCCTTAACGCGTTCGATCTTTTCTAAATTAACGCCTCGGCAAATTTCGCAATTAGCTCGTCACCCAAAACGTCCGTACACCTTGGATTTAATCGAGTATTTGTTTACCGATTTTCGTGAATTGCACGGGGATCGGGCGTATGCCGATGATAAGGCGATCATTGGCGGTTTAGCGCGTTTCCAAGGGCAACCCGTAATGGTGATTGGTCATCAGAAGGGGCGCAATACTAAAGATAATATTATGCGTAATTTCGGCATGCCACGCCCGGAAGGTTATCGCAAAGCCTTGCGTTTAATGCGGATGGCAGAGAAGTTTAATTTGCCGGTGATTACGTTTATTGACACACCGGGGGCGTATCCGGGGATTGGGGCAGAGGAGCGCGGGCAAAGTGAAGCGATTGCGCGCAATCTGTATGAAATGGCAAAGTTACGCACGCCGATTATTTGTACCGTGGTGGGTGAAGGCGGTTCAGGTGGCGCATTAGCCATTGGTGTGGGTGATCGTGTGATGATGTTGCAATATGCGACCTATTCGGTCATTTCGCCGGAAGGCTGCGCGTCGATTTTGTGGAAAAGTGCTGAGAAAGCGGCGGATGCCGCAGATGCAATGGGTATTACCGCCGACCGCATTAAAAGCTTAGGCTTGATTGATTATATTGTACCCGAACCCTTAGGCGGGGCGCATCGCAATATGCAAGGTGCGGCTAAATTATTAGGTGAAGCGCTTGAAGCCCAATTGCGTGAAGTGAAGTCTGTACCCTTGGATGATTTATTAGCCAAGCGTTATCAACGCATTATGGATTTTGGTCAGTTTGAAGAATGA
- the tilS gene encoding tRNA lysidine(34) synthetase TilS: MFSPQSLIPFLQAHSAKAYLLAFSGGLDSHVLLHACSQLRAEWPDLNLRAIHIEHGLQAISAQWVQHCQTVCAALNIPLQVEYLNLTITAGQSLEAVAREARYAAFAKHLQAGEMLLTAHHQNDQAETLLLYVMRGSGVDGLAAMPMIRPFAQGHLARPLLPFTRADLQQYAAHYQLAYIDDPSNADNRFERNFIRNQVMPLLKQRWVSSETTLARVAALQAENRELLQLLVAEKLPLVQGTKPHTLSVKALLTQPLALRKALIRLWLQQLGWQAPEAKQLNSILQDILEAKPDALPCMRIGAYELRRYRDDLYALAPLSPHDATQVLPWQDLQQALWIESLQQAVSPCVLKCWLPLIQQTQACVTVQFRQGGEQVSIAYRGGKRSLKHLLQDAAIPPWQRDRLPCVYIDKRLVAIIGLLELAP; the protein is encoded by the coding sequence ATGTTTAGCCCACAATCGTTAATTCCCTTTTTGCAAGCTCATTCCGCTAAAGCTTATTTACTGGCGTTTAGCGGCGGCTTAGATTCTCATGTGTTACTGCATGCTTGTAGTCAATTACGTGCGGAATGGCCTGATTTAAATCTGCGGGCGATTCACATTGAGCACGGCTTACAAGCGATTTCAGCGCAATGGGTGCAGCATTGCCAAACAGTGTGTGCGGCTTTAAATATTCCCTTACAAGTTGAATACCTAAACTTAACGATTACGGCTGGGCAAAGCCTCGAAGCGGTGGCGCGGGAAGCGCGTTATGCGGCGTTTGCTAAGCATTTGCAAGCCGGTGAAATGCTGTTAACCGCGCATCATCAAAACGATCAAGCCGAAACCTTATTGCTGTATGTAATGCGCGGCAGTGGCGTAGATGGTTTAGCCGCCATGCCGATGATTCGCCCGTTTGCACAAGGACACTTAGCCCGCCCTTTGTTGCCGTTCACCCGTGCCGATTTACAGCAGTATGCGGCACATTACCAGCTTGCTTATATTGACGACCCCAGCAATGCGGATAATCGTTTTGAACGCAATTTCATCCGCAATCAAGTAATGCCTTTGCTTAAGCAACGCTGGGTAAGTAGTGAAACAACCTTAGCGCGGGTGGCCGCGTTACAAGCTGAAAACCGCGAGTTATTACAGTTATTGGTGGCGGAGAAACTGCCGCTTGTGCAAGGTACAAAACCGCATACCTTGTCGGTTAAAGCCTTGCTTACACAGCCATTAGCCTTACGTAAAGCTTTAATTCGTTTGTGGTTACAGCAATTGGGTTGGCAAGCACCTGAAGCCAAGCAATTAAACAGTATTCTACAAGACATATTAGAGGCTAAACCGGATGCGTTGCCTTGTATGCGTATTGGTGCGTATGAGCTGCGGCGTTATCGGGATGATCTCTACGCGCTTGCTCCGTTAAGCCCACATGATGCAACTCAAGTGTTGCCTTGGCAGGATTTGCAACAAGCGCTTTGGATTGAGTCGCTTCAGCAAGCTGTAAGCCCTTGCGTTTTAAAGTGCTGGCTGCCTTTAATTCAGCAAACCCAAGCCTGCGTAACTGTCCAGTTTCGTCAAGGGGGTGAACAGGTTTCGATTGCCTATCGTGGGGGCAAACGGAGTTTAAAACACTTGTTGCAAGACGCAGCAATTCCGCCTTGGCAACGTGATCGCCTACCTTGTGTGTATATTGATAAGCGTTTGGTAGCCATAATCGGTTTATTGGAACTTGCACCTTAA
- a CDS encoding helix-hairpin-helix domain-containing protein, giving the protein MALELTDVKYVGPTLVKRLAEKGINSVEQLAAMPVDELAAVPGVGTQTAPLILHNAKALMENPPADNPKPKKLITKKPKTDKPAPSTSKAKTSKAKSAADTKEGDVVTLETLEIDLAPEDVEALAIASALAEAIDDDEIEVEAIEVELDTDDGVSKKQRKKLKKQEKKAKKEAKKQAKAEKKANKKIEKERKKQAKALEKAAKKAEKAAKKAAKKPKPIED; this is encoded by the coding sequence ATGGCACTAGAATTAACTGATGTTAAATATGTAGGTCCTACCTTAGTCAAACGCTTAGCCGAGAAGGGTATTAACAGTGTCGAACAGTTAGCGGCTATGCCCGTGGATGAATTAGCGGCTGTACCGGGTGTGGGCACGCAAACAGCTCCTTTAATTTTGCATAATGCAAAAGCTTTAATGGAGAATCCGCCTGCTGATAATCCCAAGCCTAAAAAATTGATTACGAAAAAGCCTAAAACGGATAAGCCTGCGCCGAGCACATCCAAAGCTAAAACATCTAAAGCCAAATCAGCCGCTGATACGAAAGAGGGGGATGTGGTAACGTTAGAAACCCTCGAAATTGATTTAGCCCCGGAAGATGTAGAAGCATTAGCGATTGCCAGTGCCTTAGCAGAAGCCATTGATGACGATGAGATCGAGGTGGAAGCCATTGAGGTTGAACTGGATACCGATGATGGGGTTAGTAAAAAACAGCGTAAAAAACTGAAAAAACAAGAGAAAAAGGCTAAGAAAGAAGCGAAAAAACAAGCGAAAGCCGAGAAAAAAGCCAATAAGAAAATTGAGAAGGAAAGGAAGAAGCAAGCAAAAGCGTTAGAAAAGGCTGCTAAAAAAGCCGAAAAAGCCGCTAAGAAAGCGGCAAAAAAACCGAAGCCAATTGAAGACTAA
- a CDS encoding multidrug effflux MFS transporter gives MKHTLPRFGEFIVLMALLGSMTALSIDAMFPAMSAIKSDLQATQGNQIQLIVPSLFLGLGLGQLLFGPSSDAFGRKPPMLWGLGMFIAGSLLSMLAPNFSIMLIGRFLQGLGAAATRVVSMALIRDCYSGRAMARVMSFIMSVFILVPMLAPSLGQLILQLGSWRMIFAMFVLLALIAAFWFQTRMPETLAPHERRPFTLSNLLQGLKIVLSTRSTLLYTLAIGLVFGAFMGYLGSSEAILKQQYQLGDWFPLYFGLLALGVGTASLLNARLVQHFGMYKICLYAILGVTLLAVLYLIGWVGRYAGQPPLNSFMLYLFLSFMHIGLLFGNLNALAMEPVGHIAGLGASLIGAISTLLAVGIGTIIGQAYNGTVLPIVLGFALIGFSVSVLLLLTPPPQHKA, from the coding sequence ATGAAACATACCTTACCCCGCTTTGGGGAATTTATCGTGCTCATGGCCTTACTGGGTTCAATGACCGCTTTATCCATTGATGCCATGTTTCCCGCAATGAGCGCTATAAAATCGGATTTACAAGCCACACAAGGCAATCAAATCCAACTCATTGTGCCTAGCTTATTTTTAGGCTTAGGCTTAGGGCAGTTATTGTTTGGCCCAAGTTCAGATGCTTTCGGACGCAAACCGCCAATGCTCTGGGGTCTAGGTATGTTCATTGCTGGCAGTCTACTCTCAATGTTAGCGCCCAATTTTAGCATTATGTTAATCGGGCGCTTTTTACAAGGCTTAGGCGCAGCTGCCACGCGCGTGGTGAGCATGGCGTTGATTCGCGATTGTTATAGTGGGCGTGCAATGGCGCGAGTCATGTCGTTCATTATGAGCGTGTTTATTCTCGTGCCGATGTTAGCGCCCAGTCTCGGGCAATTGATTTTACAGCTTGGCAGTTGGCGCATGATTTTTGCGATGTTTGTGCTATTAGCCCTGATTGCGGCTTTCTGGTTTCAAACACGTATGCCTGAAACGCTCGCCCCCCATGAACGCCGCCCGTTTACCTTAAGCAACCTGCTACAAGGTTTAAAAATCGTCTTAAGCACACGCAGCACGTTGTTATATACGCTTGCGATTGGTTTAGTGTTTGGCGCTTTTATGGGTTATTTGGGTAGCTCAGAAGCCATTTTAAAACAACAATATCAACTAGGCGATTGGTTTCCGCTTTACTTTGGTTTATTAGCCTTAGGCGTGGGAACGGCTTCATTATTAAATGCACGTTTAGTACAACACTTTGGCATGTATAAAATTTGCCTGTATGCCATTCTTGGTGTCACGCTATTAGCGGTGTTGTATTTAATCGGTTGGGTAGGTCGCTATGCGGGACAACCGCCGCTGAATAGTTTTATGCTGTATTTATTTCTAAGCTTTATGCATATCGGTCTATTGTTTGGTAACTTGAATGCGTTAGCCATGGAACCGGTAGGACACATAGCAGGGTTAGGCGCATCCTTAATTGGCGCAATCTCAACCCTATTAGCGGTAGGTATCGGCACGATTATCGGGCAAGCTTACAATGGCACTGTTTTGCCTATTGTTCTGGGATTTGCCTTAATTGGCTTTAGCGTTAGTGTGTTGTTACTACTAACGCCGCCACCTCAGCACAAGGCTTAG